One genomic window of Dermacentor andersoni chromosome 8, qqDerAnde1_hic_scaffold, whole genome shotgun sequence includes the following:
- the LOC140219911 gene encoding uncharacterized protein, with translation MCIAPAAETFFFKLHTSTLPVKTWLQEKGLYVPWKTNCRLCNQPETIEHCFILCRDAFLFWDILQRTINKDFPLTCYGIRFLPFKKTVSNTPYDLFMLLGLYSLWRSRMIDRHAEPPRSTRSIFREETAQVRSVVATYDPVPEWISRLDACVCLPEF, from the coding sequence atgtgcataGCGCCAGCAGcggaaacgtttttctttaagctgcacacctccacactgccagttaaaacgtggcttcaggaaaaaggactgtATGTACCTTGGAAGACAAATTGTAGGCTTTGCAATCAACCTGAGACAATAGaacattgctttatactttgtcgtgacgcatttcttttttgggacattttacaaagaactatcaataaagactttcctctcacatgttatggtatccggttccttccgTTCAAAAAGACAGTCAGTAATACACCatatgatttgtttatgttattaggactttattcattatggagaagtcgaatgatcgacagacatgccgagccacctcgctcgacaaggtctatcttccgagaagagactgctcaagtccgtAGTGTGGTGGCTACATATGATCCCGTCCCTGAATGGATTTcacgtctggacgcttgtgtttgtttgccagaattttga